Proteins found in one Deinococcus aquiradiocola genomic segment:
- a CDS encoding DUF305 domain-containing protein, protein MTARPPTFHPSSSRRGGTLRLLWPVLAVLLVLGGAWFWQAHRFPQEGSPAVRFARDMRLHHGQAVELSLHILERPVSAPVRLLAQDITVTQEAQLGQMGGWLDIWGLPFSGPDAPMQGMNRAAMGMASDADVQSLDTLPARQAEIRYLQLMLRHHRGGVQMAQEGLKSGVPPVVTVANAIVVSQTAEIDLITGMLRERGAAVPPANGTVAPGSTDGMNGMPMNH, encoded by the coding sequence GTGACGGCCCGCCCCCCCACCTTCCACCCGTCGTCCTCCAGGCGCGGCGGGACGCTCCGCCTCCTGTGGCCCGTCCTGGCCGTGCTGCTGGTCCTGGGCGGCGCGTGGTTCTGGCAGGCGCACCGCTTCCCGCAGGAAGGCAGCCCCGCCGTGCGTTTCGCGCGCGACATGCGCCTGCACCACGGGCAGGCCGTGGAACTCAGCCTGCACATCCTGGAACGCCCCGTGTCGGCACCCGTCCGGCTGCTGGCGCAGGACATCACCGTCACGCAGGAAGCGCAGCTCGGACAGATGGGCGGCTGGCTGGACATCTGGGGCCTGCCGTTCTCCGGACCGGACGCGCCCATGCAGGGCATGAACCGCGCCGCGATGGGCATGGCGAGCGACGCGGACGTGCAGTCCCTCGACACCCTCCCCGCCCGGCAGGCCGAAATCCGGTACCTGCAGCTCATGCTGCGCCACCACCGGGGCGGCGTGCAGATGGCGCAGGAGGGCCTGAAGTCCGGCGTGCCGCCCGTCGTGACGGTCGCGAACGCCATCGTGGTCAGCCAGACGGCCGAGATCGACCTCATCACCGGCATGCTCAGGGAACGCGGCGCGGCCGTCCCCCCCGCGAACGGCACGGTCGCGCCCGGCAGCACGGACGGGATGAACGGCATGCCGATGAACCACTGA
- a CDS encoding DUF3105 domain-containing protein: protein MNRALLLALPVILASCSGGDLTGVKTFKYQGGQHQEGQIAYTEHPPVGGTHNPRWQKCGVYDNPLYDQFAVHSMEHGAVWITYLPSLPAGDVAKLKAAVDGRSYTLLSPYPGQAAPVMMSAWNAQLSLQDASDPRVKAFLSKYEQGATAPERGAACDGPYSTTETQ from the coding sequence GTGAACCGTGCCCTGCTGCTGGCCCTCCCCGTGATCCTCGCGTCCTGCTCCGGCGGGGACCTGACTGGCGTCAAGACCTTCAAGTACCAGGGTGGTCAGCACCAGGAGGGACAGATCGCGTACACCGAGCACCCCCCGGTGGGCGGCACGCACAACCCCCGCTGGCAGAAGTGCGGCGTGTACGACAACCCCCTCTACGACCAGTTCGCGGTGCACAGCATGGAGCACGGCGCGGTATGGATCACGTACCTGCCGAGCCTGCCCGCCGGTGACGTCGCCAAGCTGAAGGCCGCCGTGGACGGCCGCAGCTACACGCTGCTGTCCCCGTACCCCGGTCAGGCCGCGCCCGTCATGATGAGCGCCTGGAACGCGCAACTGTCCCTGCAGGACGCGTCGGACCCGCGCGTCAAGGCCTTCCTGTCCAAGTACGAGCAGGGTGCCACCGCCCCCGAACGCGGCGCGGCCTGCGACGGGCCGTACTCCACCACCGAAACGCAGTGA
- the ppk1 gene encoding polyphosphate kinase 1 yields the protein MKHKKTTPGETHPTSALQDSVFLNRELSWLAFNERVLAEAQDARNPLLERLKYAAICGSNLDEFFMVRVAGVHRQIAAGVVIKSPDGLLPRETLALVRERTHGMLREIERATRKTLNDLHAAGVRIVRVADLGKKARVTLREHYLTQIQPVLTPLIVDPSHPFPYISNLSLNLAVQLRDDEGHEPEFARVKVPVGVLPRFVPIGDVFVLLEDVIAEHLQELFRGREVLAAYEFRVTRNTDYEFDEDEAEDLLATIEDGLRRRRFGAVVRLEVTREMPAALLSFLAEKLKLDDHDVFQLDGPLGTADLMAFPSQDVAKRLPELSYPAFTPHVPDLEGDEDDGIFAELQRGDQMLHHPYDSFAGVLAFLEAAAVDPDVLAIKQTLYRTGDDRRLLGALRTAAENGKQVVALIELKARFDEQRNISWARQLERAGAHVVYGVSGLKVHAKVALVIRREQGRLRSYVHVGTGNYNAKTARLYTDLSLLSANEELGADVALLFNHLTGYAEAEYGRLLVAPDTARSGLLDLLQVLAERVAAGEQAWARVKINQLTDPAMIDGIYRASQAGVRVDLMIRGVCCLRPGVPGLSENVRVHSLLGRYLEHARVYAFGHGPVGGPDTTYVYVGSADWMSRNLDRRVEVLAPILEPRHRDGVLDLVAAEWADTRGSWELGPDGVYRKLPGDLSAQETFMRARGSIAG from the coding sequence ATGAAACACAAGAAAACCACCCCTGGCGAGACCCACCCCACCAGTGCCCTGCAGGACAGCGTGTTCCTGAACCGGGAGCTGAGCTGGCTGGCCTTCAACGAACGCGTGCTGGCCGAAGCGCAGGACGCCCGCAACCCGCTGCTGGAGCGCCTGAAGTACGCGGCGATCTGTGGCAGCAACCTTGACGAGTTCTTCATGGTGCGCGTGGCGGGCGTGCACCGGCAGATCGCGGCGGGCGTGGTGATCAAATCGCCGGACGGACTGCTGCCGCGCGAGACGCTGGCGCTCGTGCGGGAACGGACGCACGGGATGCTGCGGGAGATCGAGCGGGCGACCCGCAAGACCCTGAACGACCTGCACGCGGCGGGCGTGCGGATCGTACGCGTCGCGGACCTCGGCAAGAAGGCGCGCGTGACGTTGCGGGAGCACTACCTCACGCAGATTCAGCCGGTGCTGACGCCGCTCATCGTGGACCCCAGCCACCCCTTCCCGTACATCAGCAACCTGAGCCTGAACCTCGCGGTGCAGCTGCGGGACGACGAGGGGCACGAGCCGGAGTTCGCGCGCGTGAAGGTGCCGGTGGGCGTGCTGCCGAGGTTCGTGCCGATCGGGGACGTGTTCGTGCTGCTGGAGGACGTGATCGCCGAGCACCTGCAGGAACTGTTCCGGGGGCGGGAGGTGCTGGCCGCGTACGAGTTCCGCGTGACGCGCAACACCGACTACGAGTTCGACGAGGACGAGGCCGAGGACCTGCTGGCGACCATCGAGGACGGGCTGCGGCGCAGGCGCTTCGGGGCGGTGGTACGGCTGGAAGTGACGCGCGAGATGCCCGCCGCACTCCTGAGCTTCCTGGCGGAAAAGCTGAAGCTCGACGATCACGACGTGTTTCAGCTGGACGGGCCGCTCGGCACGGCGGACCTGATGGCGTTCCCGTCGCAGGACGTCGCGAAGCGCCTGCCGGAACTGAGTTACCCGGCGTTCACGCCGCACGTTCCGGACCTGGAGGGCGACGAGGACGACGGGATCTTCGCGGAACTGCAGCGCGGCGATCAGATGCTGCACCACCCGTACGACAGTTTCGCGGGCGTGCTGGCGTTCCTGGAGGCGGCGGCCGTGGACCCGGACGTGCTCGCCATCAAGCAGACGTTGTACCGCACGGGCGACGACCGCCGCCTGCTGGGCGCGCTGAGGACGGCGGCCGAGAACGGCAAGCAGGTGGTGGCGCTCATCGAGCTGAAGGCCCGGTTCGACGAGCAGCGCAACATCAGCTGGGCGCGGCAGCTGGAGCGGGCGGGCGCGCACGTCGTGTACGGCGTGAGCGGTCTGAAGGTGCACGCCAAGGTGGCGCTCGTCATCCGGCGCGAGCAGGGGAGACTGCGTTCGTACGTGCACGTCGGGACGGGCAACTACAACGCCAAGACGGCGCGGCTGTACACGGACCTGTCGCTGCTGTCCGCCAACGAGGAACTCGGGGCGGACGTGGCGCTGCTCTTCAATCACCTGACCGGGTACGCCGAAGCGGAGTACGGTCGCCTGCTGGTCGCGCCGGACACGGCCCGCTCGGGCCTGCTCGACCTGCTGCAGGTGCTGGCGGAGCGCGTCGCGGCGGGCGAGCAGGCGTGGGCGCGCGTGAAGATCAACCAGCTGACGGACCCCGCCATGATCGACGGCATCTACCGCGCGTCGCAGGCGGGCGTCCGGGTGGACCTCATGATTCGCGGCGTGTGCTGCCTGCGGCCGGGCGTGCCGGGCCTGTCCGAGAACGTCCGCGTGCACAGCCTGCTGGGCCGGTACCTGGAGCACGCGCGCGTGTACGCGTTCGGGCACGGTCCGGTCGGCGGTCCGGACACCACGTACGTGTACGTCGGCAGCGCCGACTGGATGAGTCGCAACCTCGACCGGCGCGTGGAGGTGCTGGCTCCCATCCTGGAACCCCGTCACCGGGACGGCGTGCTGGACCTCGTCGCGGCCGAGTGGGCCGACACGCGCGGCAGCTGGGAGCTCGGGCCGGACGGCGTGTACCGCAAGCTGCCCGGCGACCTGAGCGCGCAGGAGACGTTCATGCGCGCGCGCGGCAGCATCGCGGGCTGA
- the fabF gene encoding beta-ketoacyl-ACP synthase II, giving the protein MKRVVITGMGPVTPIGIGEAAFAQAQREGRNGIGPITRFDISNYPAKIAGQINDDLSGHLDPREAKRMDRFVQLALIGADLAVQDSGLTREELAGEGSGTIIGTGVGGMETWEEQSGIAHGRGANRVSPMFIPMIICNMASGHVAMRYGLTGPSSTVVTACATGSGSIGDAFRTIQLGLADIMLTGGTEAAITPMSIGSFGNMKALSTRNDTPETASRPFTASRDGFVLGEGAGILVLEELEHALARGARIHAELVGYATSADAYHITMPAPEGRGAQVAMRAALRGAGVTPEQVGYINAHGTSTPANDLNETLAIQAVYGDHAATLAVSSTKSMTGHLLGAAGAIEAIATAQALRDGILPPTINFNDPDPQLTLDFIPNHARQQQVEYAMSNSFAFGGQNAVLLLKRWQA; this is encoded by the coding sequence ATGAAGCGCGTCGTCATCACCGGCATGGGACCCGTCACGCCCATCGGGATCGGCGAGGCCGCGTTTGCGCAGGCGCAGCGCGAGGGCCGCAACGGCATCGGACCGATCACCCGTTTCGACATCAGCAACTACCCCGCCAAGATCGCCGGACAGATCAACGACGACCTGAGCGGCCACCTCGACCCGCGCGAAGCCAAACGCATGGACCGCTTCGTGCAGCTCGCCCTGATCGGCGCGGACCTCGCCGTGCAGGACAGCGGCCTCACCCGCGAGGAGCTCGCCGGTGAAGGCAGCGGCACCATCATCGGCACCGGCGTCGGCGGCATGGAAACCTGGGAGGAGCAGTCCGGCATCGCGCACGGGCGCGGCGCGAACCGCGTCAGCCCCATGTTCATCCCCATGATCATCTGCAACATGGCGTCCGGCCACGTCGCCATGCGCTACGGCCTGACCGGCCCCAGCAGCACCGTCGTCACCGCCTGCGCCACCGGCTCCGGCTCCATCGGCGACGCGTTCCGCACCATCCAGCTGGGCCTCGCGGACATCATGCTGACCGGCGGCACCGAGGCCGCCATCACGCCCATGTCCATCGGCTCCTTCGGCAACATGAAGGCCCTCAGCACCCGCAACGACACGCCCGAAACGGCCAGCCGCCCCTTCACCGCCAGCCGGGACGGCTTCGTGCTCGGCGAGGGCGCAGGTATCCTCGTGCTCGAAGAACTCGAACACGCCCTCGCGCGCGGCGCGCGCATCCACGCCGAACTCGTCGGGTACGCCACCAGCGCCGACGCGTACCACATCACCATGCCCGCCCCCGAAGGGCGCGGCGCGCAGGTCGCCATGCGCGCCGCCCTGCGCGGTGCGGGCGTCACGCCCGAACAGGTCGGGTACATCAACGCGCACGGCACCAGCACCCCCGCCAACGACCTCAACGAGACGCTTGCCATCCAGGCCGTGTACGGCGACCACGCCGCCACGCTCGCCGTCAGCAGCACCAAGAGCATGACGGGCCACCTGCTCGGCGCGGCCGGCGCCATCGAAGCCATCGCGACCGCGCAGGCCCTGCGCGACGGCATCCTGCCGCCCACCATCAACTTCAACGACCCCGACCCGCAGCTCACGCTGGACTTCATCCCCAACCACGCCCGCCAGCAGCAGGTCGAGTACGCCATGAGCAACAGCTTCGCCTTCGGCGGCCAGAACGCCGTGCTGCTCCTCAAACGCTGGCAGGCCTGA
- the acpP gene encoding acyl carrier protein — protein sequence MDTFEQVKEVIVDKLGVDEAKVVPEARFVEDLGADSLETVELIMGLEDKFGVSIADEDAEQIRTVQAAVDYIASKQ from the coding sequence ATGGATACATTTGAACAGGTCAAGGAAGTCATCGTGGACAAGCTGGGCGTGGACGAGGCCAAGGTCGTGCCCGAAGCCCGCTTCGTCGAGGATCTCGGCGCCGACAGCCTCGAAACCGTCGAGCTGATCATGGGTCTGGAAGACAAGTTCGGCGTCAGCATCGCCGACGAGGACGCCGAGCAGATCCGCACCGTGCAGGCCGCCGTCGACTACATCGCCAGCAAGCAGTAA
- a CDS encoding DMT family transporter — MNASTLYALISALVYGVGDFSAGLASRHNPAIRVVALTHPLGLLAYLALALVTHETLPHAPQLWLAALTGVIGMTAVVLFFRALALGPMGVVSVSSAAMGAVVPVAAGLLAGETLTPARLLGSALILTGIVVFSLAPSHGGRGGLPLALVAGVGFGLFFVLLSHATPQGGGVFWPLAAARLASSLIAVPLAARQGGLRPQRPWLILGSFPGDVFGNLFFTLAARTGPLAIAGLLTNLYPVFTALMAALVLHERLRRYQWLGVGVVLVGLLLVR; from the coding sequence GTGAACGCCTCCACCCTGTACGCCCTGATCTCCGCCCTCGTGTACGGGGTGGGGGACTTCTCGGCGGGCCTCGCGTCACGCCACAACCCCGCCATTCGCGTGGTGGCGCTCACGCACCCGCTCGGGCTGCTCGCGTACCTCGCCCTGGCGCTCGTCACGCACGAGACGCTCCCGCACGCGCCGCAGCTGTGGCTGGCGGCCCTGACGGGCGTGATCGGCATGACGGCCGTCGTGCTGTTCTTCCGCGCGCTCGCGCTCGGCCCGATGGGCGTCGTGTCCGTCAGTTCCGCCGCGATGGGCGCCGTCGTGCCGGTCGCGGCGGGCCTCCTCGCAGGCGAGACGCTCACGCCCGCCCGCCTGCTCGGCTCGGCCCTCATCCTGACGGGCATCGTGGTGTTCTCGCTCGCCCCGTCGCACGGCGGACGGGGCGGCCTGCCGCTCGCGCTCGTGGCGGGCGTGGGCTTCGGGCTGTTCTTCGTGCTGCTGTCACACGCCACCCCGCAGGGCGGCGGGGTGTTCTGGCCGCTCGCTGCCGCGCGCCTCGCCAGCAGCCTCATCGCCGTGCCGCTCGCCGCGCGGCAGGGCGGCCTGCGCCCGCAGCGCCCCTGGCTGATCCTGGGCAGCTTCCCCGGCGACGTGTTCGGGAACCTGTTCTTCACGCTGGCCGCCCGCACCGGACCGCTCGCCATCGCGGGCCTCCTCACCAACCTGTACCCGGTCTTCACGGCCCTGATGGCCGCCCTGGTGCTGCACGAACGCCTGCGCCGCTACCAGTGGCTCGGGGTGGGCGTCGTCCTGGTGGGCCTGCTCCTCGTCCGCTGA
- the serS gene encoding serine--tRNA ligase, which yields MLDLKFIREHPGEVRRAAELKRVDLDLDDLLRVDRELLDLKQRAEVMQAERNQNAKLVPKATPEERPLLIQKGKDLAESLKAIEPELRAHEDALKQLLLRVPQIPHPSVPVGRDDSDNVELRREGTPPTFDFTPQDHVALLERHGWADPERVARVSGSRSYLLKGDAARLEWAILTLALDTLADAGFEMLSTTALVRPETFVGSGHFPGGEDQVYKIEGDDLMLAGTAEVPVNSLYAGEILPHDQLPVRYAAYSSAFRSEAGSAGRDVRGLIRVHEFKKVEQYVMMHADETAALDMFAAILANAERILQALELPYRVVQNCTGDMGAGKVLMYDIEAWVPSEQQYRETHSCSYLGDWQARRTGLRYKGEDGRIHFAHTLNNTGIAAPRILVPFLENHQQADGRVRIPEALRPYLGGREYLGQPT from the coding sequence ATGCTCGACCTGAAATTCATCCGCGAGCACCCCGGCGAGGTCCGCCGCGCCGCCGAACTCAAACGCGTCGACCTCGACCTCGACGACCTGCTCCGCGTCGACCGGGAACTCCTCGACCTGAAGCAGCGCGCCGAAGTCATGCAGGCCGAACGCAACCAGAACGCCAAACTCGTCCCCAAGGCCACGCCCGAGGAACGCCCCCTCCTCATCCAGAAAGGCAAGGACCTCGCCGAGAGCCTGAAGGCCATCGAACCGGAACTCCGCGCGCACGAGGACGCCCTCAAGCAGCTCCTGCTGCGCGTTCCGCAGATCCCGCACCCCAGCGTCCCCGTCGGCCGCGACGACAGCGACAACGTCGAACTGCGCCGCGAAGGCACGCCCCCCACCTTCGACTTCACGCCGCAGGACCACGTCGCGCTCCTCGAACGGCACGGCTGGGCCGACCCGGAACGCGTGGCGCGCGTGTCCGGCAGCCGCTCGTACCTCCTCAAGGGCGACGCCGCCCGCCTCGAATGGGCGATCCTGACGCTCGCCCTCGACACGCTCGCCGACGCGGGCTTCGAGATGCTCAGCACCACCGCCCTCGTCCGCCCCGAAACCTTCGTCGGCAGCGGCCACTTCCCCGGCGGCGAGGACCAGGTGTACAAGATCGAGGGCGACGACCTGATGCTCGCCGGGACCGCCGAGGTGCCCGTCAACAGCCTGTACGCCGGAGAGATCCTCCCGCACGACCAGCTGCCCGTCCGGTACGCCGCGTACTCCAGCGCCTTCCGCAGCGAGGCGGGCAGCGCCGGGCGCGACGTGCGCGGCCTGATCCGCGTGCACGAGTTCAAGAAGGTCGAACAGTACGTGATGATGCACGCCGACGAGACCGCCGCGCTCGACATGTTCGCCGCGATCCTCGCGAACGCCGAACGCATCCTGCAGGCCCTGGAACTCCCGTACCGCGTCGTGCAGAACTGCACGGGCGACATGGGCGCCGGCAAGGTCCTCATGTACGACATCGAGGCGTGGGTGCCGTCCGAACAGCAGTACCGCGAGACGCACTCGTGCAGCTACCTCGGCGACTGGCAGGCGCGCCGCACCGGCCTGCGCTACAAGGGCGAGGACGGCCGCATCCACTTCGCGCACACCCTCAACAACACCGGCATCGCCGCGCCCCGCATCCTCGTGCCGTTCTTGGAGAACCACCAGCAGGCGGACGGCCGCGTCCGCATCCCAGAAGCGCTCCGCCCGTACCTGGGCGGTCGGGAATACCTCGGCCAGCCCACCTGA
- the gatC gene encoding Asp-tRNA(Asn)/Glu-tRNA(Gln) amidotransferase subunit GatC yields the protein MIEAAEVQHLATLSRLELTEQEQGDLLHDLNKMLGYFQKLQELDTEGVPEMQRPVHLVNVLRADEPGEMFDRRTVTDLAPEHQDGFIRVPRTVEG from the coding sequence ATGATCGAAGCCGCCGAAGTGCAGCATCTCGCCACGCTCAGCCGACTGGAGCTGACCGAACAGGAACAGGGCGACCTGCTCCACGACCTCAACAAGATGCTCGGGTACTTCCAGAAACTCCAGGAACTCGACACCGAGGGCGTCCCCGAGATGCAGCGCCCCGTGCACCTCGTCAACGTCCTGCGCGCCGACGAGCCCGGTGAGATGTTCGACCGGCGGACCGTCACGGACCTCGCGCCGGAACACCAGGACGGCTTCATCCGCGTGCCGCGCACGGTGGAAGGCTGA